A genomic region of Rhea pennata isolate bPtePen1 chromosome 14, bPtePen1.pri, whole genome shotgun sequence contains the following coding sequences:
- the CDHR2 gene encoding cadherin-related family member 2: MHLQEGMLARQQRQHPPWHRLPTEFNRLNFRLRKQALARSPKPRDPPALQNSGGGKGPPQCRGGGSGSRPAASPRTRPQLPGGSAGPSKPSPRGLTGWAVSMPGGYQWPHGPRLPGRMAWRLLVLFPFLLVAVSGNTAPFFNMSIVYVPEDLEIGQEAFQLQASDVDGDPLTYSISGPEAFYFSVVAQTGKVLLKNLLDRESQARLTLTITVSDGQNDAVSRKLTVIVEDRNDNAPVFQDLPYETTVAENATAGSIIYTVSATDSDTGNASKISYSIEEVIPDNMKNHWLFYILPNGNVVLNGSLDYALNTFYQIKILAKDGGGLLHGVLTFQQSVTYLSVTIRDLPNLDPYFLNEPYSGSVPENCPLGTSVLTVTATDRDTGVKDEISYSITDASVPFAINATTGTITVTAPLDREQLPNEELLLEVMAWEKNLDIYGNVAKISTQVTVTVADVNDNKPQFYLCSLSSCNFSANAQSNFTGSIVEHSSSNLAVSGLSIVTHDPDKGVNSSFELYLQGPNASAFFVSPKKIVGTGEVQILVQDPLSVDYEISHVMVVQIVANDTGNPTDCCSTATVTINLIDSNDHIPEFPQSVYNLNVVENSVAGTVISPGITAYDPDSGILGQITYQLFPESVREVFTVNATSGAVLVYNGSWLDRETRSFYYANLQAKDGGNLTGSTLLEITVLDANDNPPIVTGSYFISVNEGQNVSVQIQALDNDEPGTPNSELHFEILPGPFSANFTIDAVTGEMHNKGPLDREALDDDRGRMVVTVEVHDLGTPQLNTSVNVTITVGDVNDNAPVFLNQSYEYSVFEGSAESFVGNVEATDADRTDINSRISFLLQSGSGSNNFLIRSSRLGPGHYSGQLSLDPDVSLDYDSLQQKFFSLVVLAENTAADSVGDTANASVVVYVLDVNDEPPTILPTSLHDVSVSENGTQEGLVCTVVGSDPDTNHSLVFEKLAVTCFKGLSSAGEVCWDWFVLAPNGSVLVNSSDIDYELCDVVVLTLRAEDINTEKGNRYSQNETLRILITDVNDNAPVFLPSSETFVVVPDVSPVDLQVAVVKAKDADSGPRGTITFSILSVVFVQDNGISRPFENLFKVVTTAEQDTYVGSLQVASNLDGSLKGQYQVTVEAKDGEVPVHATQTVLDIFTVDNSYLVRLQFVIAVDEVQSNLDNIKLALTVATKAQVYVVAIRTQEDARTSPQAKSVMEAYFVYSNGTALEVNQLSVLLQSNSQVLTQLVNLGLAVIGPGEVTKPDKEKELTGVIAGLAAFLLLFILVMTLALVLTTRSFKRKLNAMKALKAATTLTPAMVQQGPGIPGTNQYNAEGANPVLNLSFDPAHDLGFHEDSCSVASMNSLDENTVNAPGDDTPKVSKGKAWHMNTASDEALVAALHLKEPSKVAFINNAFTTTDL; encoded by the exons ATGCACTTGCAGGAAGGCATGCTGGCCCGACAGCAGAGACAGCACCCACCTTGGCACAGGCTGCCAACAGAGTTCAACCGGCTGAACTTCCGCCTGAGAAAGCAAGCGCTGGCGCGTAGCCCCAAACCCAGAGATCCTCCAGCCCTGCAGAACTCGGGCG GAGGCAAAGGTCCCCCGCAGTGTCGGGGTGGGGGCTCAGGCAGCCGCCCAGCAGCATCCCCGCGGACCCGGCCGCAG CTTCCTGGTGGATCAGCTGGGCCCAGCAAACCAAGCCCTCGGGGGCTTACAGGATGGGCTGTCTCCATGCCCGGGGGCTACCAGTGGCCCCATGGCCCACG GCTCCCTGGCAGGATGGCATGGCGTCTGCTGGTGCTGTTCCCCTTCCTCCTGGTGGCAG TTTCAGGCAACACAGCCCCCTTCTTCAATATGAGCATCGTGTATGTACCGGAGGACTTGGAGATCG GCCAGGAGGCCTTCCAGTTGCAGGCTTCGGATGTGGACGGGGACCCGCTCACCTACAGCATCAGCGGGCCGGAGGCCTTCTACTTCTCTGTCGTTGCCCAGACAGGCAAAGTGCTGCTCAAGAACCTCCTGGACCGCGAG TCCCAGGCCAGGCTCACGCTCACCATCACAGTGTCCGACGGGCAGAACGACGCA GTCTCCAGAAAACTCACGGTCATCGTGGAGGACCGTAACGACAACGCCCCGGTCTTCCAGGACCTGCCGTACGAAACCACCGTCGCCGAG AACGCGACAGCTGGCAGCATCATCTACACTGTGTCAGCCACTGACAGCGACACCGGGAATGCCTCCAAAATCAGCTATAGCATCGAGGAG GTGATCCCAGACAACATGAAGAACCATTGGCTCTTCTACATCCTGCCCAACGGGAATGTGGTGCTCAATGGCTCGCTGGACTATGCCCTGAACACCTTCTACCAGATCAAGATCCTCGCCAAG GATGGCGGAGGGCTGCTCCATGGGGTGCTGACCTTTCAGCAAAGCGTGACTTACTTGTCTGTGACCATTCGTGACCTGCCCAACCTCGACCCGTACTTCCTCAATGAGCCCTACTCCGGCTCTGTGCCGGAGAACTGCCCTCTG GGCACCAGCGTGCTGACCGTTACCGCCACGGACAGAGACACAGGGGTGAAGGATGAAATCTCCTACAGCATCACCG ATGCCAGCGTCCCCTTTGCTATCAATGCCACGACGGGCACCATCACTGTGACTGCCCCTCTGgaccgagagcagctgccaaatgaagagctgctgctggaagtcATG GCATGGGAGAAGAACTTGGATATCTATGGCAATGTGGCCAAGATCAGCACCCAGGTGACAGTCACAGTGGCTGACGTCAATGACAACAAGCCCCAGTTCTACCTCTGTTCTCTCTCCAGCTGCAACTTCTCTGCCAATGCCCAGAGCAACTTCACGGGCAGCATTGTGGAGCACTCCTCCTCCAACCTGGCTGTGTCTGGCCTCAGCATCGTCACACATGACCCTGACAAG GGTGTCAACAGCAGTTTTGAGTTGTACCTGCAAGGTCCGAATGCCAGCGCCTTCTTTGTCTCTCCCAAGAAGATTGTGGGCACGGGGGAAGTGCAGATCCTAGTGCAAGACCCACTATCTGTGGACTATGAAATAAGCCATGTCATGGTGGTGCAG aTCGTTGCTAATGACACAGGGAACCCTACAGACTGCTGCTCCACGGCCACTGTGACCATCAACCTCATTGACAGCAATGACCACATCCCGGAGTTCCCCCAGAGTGTCTACAACCTGAACGTGGTGGAGAACAGTGTTGCTGGCACTGTCATCTCTCCAGGCATCACG GCCTATGATCCAGATAGTGGTATCCTGGGGCAGATCACCTACCAGCTCTTCCCAGAGAGTGT CCGGGAAGTCTTCACAGTGAACGCCACGAGTGGGGCCGTGCTAGTGTACAACGGGAGCTGGCTGGACCGGGAGACTCGCTCCTTCTATTATGCCAACCTCCAGGCCAAGGATGGGGGCAACCTGACGGGCTCCACGCTGCTGGAGATCACTGTGCTGGATGCCAATGACAACCCCCCCATCGTCACCGGCTCCTACTTCATCTCTGTGAATGAAGGACAGAACGTCAGCGTGCAGATCCAG GCCTTGGACAATGATGAGCCTGGCACCCCTAACAGTGAGTTGCACTTCGAGATCTTGCCAGGACCATTCAGTGCCAACTTCACCATTGATGCAGTCACAGGTGAGATGCACAACAAGGGGCCACTGGACCGCGAGGCTTTGGACGATGACCGTGGGCGAATGGTGGTGACAGTGGAGGTGCATGACCTAGGCACGCCGCAGCTCAACACCTCTGTCAATGTCACCATCACTGTGGGG GACGTGAATGACAATGCACCCGTGTTCCTCAACCAGTCCTATGAGTACTCAGTCTTTGAAGGATCTGCAG AGTCCTTTGTTGGCAACGTGGAGGCCACAGATGCTGACCGGACAGACATCAATTCCCGCATTTCCTTCCTGCTTCAGAGTGGCAGCGGCTCCAACAACTTCCTAATCCGTTCGTCCCGCCTGGGGCCGGGGCACTACAGCGGGCAACTGTCCCTTGATCCTGATGTGTCTCTGGATTATGACAGCTTGCAGCAGAAGTTCTTCTCCCTGGTAGTGCTGGCAGAAAACACAGCAGCGGACAGTGTAGGGGACACTGCCAATGCCTCAGTGGTGGTCTACGTTCTGGATGTCAATGATGAGCCCCCCACCATCCTGCCAACCTCTCTGCACGACGTGAGCGTGAGCGAGAACGGCACGCAGGAGGGCCTGGTCTGCACTGTGGTTGGCTCCGACCCAGACACTAACCACTCACTGGTCTTTGAAAAGCTGGCGGTCACCTGCTTCAAGGGGTTGAGCAGTGCTGGGGAGGTGTGCTGGGACTGGTTTGTGCTGGCACCCAACGGCTCAGTGCTGGTGAACAGCTCAGACATTGACTACGAGCTGTGCGATGTGGTGGTGCTCACGCTGCGGGCCGAAGACATTAACACTGAGAAGGGCAACCGCTACAGCCAGAATG AAACGCTAAGGATCCTCATCACTGATGTGAATGACAACGCACCGGTTTTCCTGCCCTCCTCCGAGACGTTCG TGGTTGTCCCTGATGTCTCTCCTGTGGACCTACAAGTAGCTGTAGTGAAG GCCAAGGACGCTGACTCGGGGCCCAGAGGAACTATCACCTTTTCCATCCTCAGTGTGGTGTTCGTGCAGGACAACGGCATCAGCCGGCCCTTCGAGAACCTCTTCAAGGTGGTGACCACGGCTGAGCAGGACACCTACGTCGGGAGCCTTCA GGTGGCCAGCAACCTCGATGGATCACTGAAGGGACAGTACCAGGTGACGGTGGAGGCCAAGGATGGAGAGGTACCAGTGCACGCAACACAGACTGTGCTGGAT ATCTTCACGGTGGATAATAGCTACCTAGTTCGCCTCCAGTTCGTGATCGCGGTGGATGAAGTCCAGAGTAACTTGGACAATATCAAACT GGCGCTGACTGTGGCAACCAAGGCACAGGTCTATGTGGTGGCCATCCGAACCCAGGAGGATGCCCGTACCTCTC CTCAAGCCAAGTCCGTGATGGAGGCATACTTTGTCTACAGCAATGGCACTGCATTGGAGGTCAACCAGCTGAGCGT GCTCCTACAGAGCAACTCCCAGGTCTTGACACAGCTAGTGAACCTTGGCCTGGCCGTCATT GGCCCTGGTGAGGTGACGAAGCCtgacaaggagaaggagctgacTGGCGTCATCGCAGGGCTGGCAGCATTCCTGCTCCTCTTCATCCTCGTCATGACTCTGGCCTTGGTTCTCACCACCAGGAG CTTCAAGAGGAAGCTGAATGCAATGAAGGCTCTGAAGGCAGCCACAACACTCACACCTGCCATGGTGCAGCAGGGACCAGGCATCCCTGGGACGAACCAGTACAATGCCGAGGG GGCAAATCCTGTGCTCAACCTCTCCTTTGACCCCGCCCATGACCTGGGCTTCCATGAAGACTCCTGCTCTGTGGCCAG CATGAATTCACTGGATGAAAACACAGTAAATGCACCTGGGGATGATACCCCCAAGGTGAGT AAGGGCAAAGCGTGGCACATGAACACTGCCAGTGACGAGGCACTGGTGGCCGCCCTACACCTGAAGGAGCCCAGCAAAGTAGCCTTCATCAACAACGCCTTCACCACCACGGACTTGTGA